One segment of Thermosynechococcus sp. HN-54 DNA contains the following:
- the asnB gene encoding asparagine synthase (glutamine-hydrolyzing), with protein sequence MCGLAGFINTSFLQDWPAVLRKMITTLTYRGPDDEGIWGDEAAGIALGHRRLAILDLSPAGHQPMLSACGRYVLVFNGEIYNHLELRQQLTAIGGAPSWRGHSDTETLLAAFAHWGVEETLKRTVGMFALALWDRKTRTLTLARDRIGEKPLYYGWVNGALVFASELKAIRAYPEFTNSINRDALALYFRYSWIPAPYSIYENIWKLPAGTYLQWSAESLRANIQGRPQAYWSLQTVIEEGLSHPFQGTEADAATELEYLLRQSLQGQLLADVPLGAFLSGGLDSSTVVALMQSLSSQPVKTFTIGFYEDAYNEAQYAKAIAQHLGTNHTEYYLTGQEARDVIPKLPQLYDEPFADSSQIPTHLVSVIARREVTVALSGDGGDELFGGYHRYFLAPLMWCRVQGIPESGRWLLRNVLNVLTPTQWNQVMGGVNRLLPRHLRYTTVGDRLDKLRKLLTVNSRQLMYLSFLSQFDPPSRLVIGASEPTSLATCPPDGLTKLPFESYMMALDLLTYLPDDILVKVDRAAMGVSLETRIPFLDHRIVEFAWTLPLQMKIRQGQGKQVLRKLLYRYVPPPLIERPKMGFGIPLSQWLRSELRDWGSTLLNPTRLKQEGYLQPNLVWQYWQEHQTGKRNWAGHLWEILMFQAWLERSF encoded by the coding sequence ATGTGCGGCTTAGCCGGCTTCATCAATACGTCTTTTCTCCAAGATTGGCCAGCAGTCCTCCGTAAAATGATCACGACCCTTACCTATCGTGGCCCAGATGACGAAGGAATATGGGGGGATGAGGCTGCGGGCATTGCCCTAGGCCACCGTCGCCTAGCAATTCTTGATCTCTCGCCCGCTGGGCATCAGCCGATGCTTTCGGCGTGTGGTCGCTACGTTCTTGTCTTTAATGGTGAGATCTATAACCATCTCGAACTGCGTCAACAACTAACAGCTATTGGGGGAGCACCGTCTTGGCGGGGGCATTCCGATACCGAGACGCTCCTAGCCGCCTTTGCCCATTGGGGTGTTGAAGAGACATTAAAACGTACGGTAGGAATGTTTGCCCTTGCCCTTTGGGATCGCAAGACTCGTACATTAACCTTGGCAAGAGATCGCATAGGTGAAAAACCCCTTTACTATGGTTGGGTGAATGGAGCCTTGGTTTTTGCTTCAGAACTTAAAGCGATTCGAGCGTACCCTGAGTTTACAAACTCCATTAATCGCGATGCTCTAGCGCTTTATTTTCGCTACAGTTGGATTCCTGCTCCCTACAGTATCTATGAAAATATTTGGAAGTTACCAGCAGGTACCTATCTCCAGTGGTCTGCTGAATCTCTCAGAGCCAACATTCAAGGGCGACCTCAAGCTTACTGGTCACTGCAAACCGTTATTGAAGAAGGACTAAGTCACCCCTTTCAGGGGACAGAAGCAGATGCCGCTACCGAATTAGAGTATCTTCTGCGGCAGAGTTTGCAAGGGCAACTATTGGCCGATGTTCCCTTAGGAGCTTTTCTATCGGGGGGATTAGATTCTTCAACCGTTGTAGCCTTAATGCAAAGCCTCTCTTCCCAGCCTGTTAAAACGTTTACCATTGGCTTTTATGAAGATGCCTATAACGAAGCTCAATATGCCAAGGCGATCGCCCAACACTTGGGAACCAATCACACCGAATATTATCTAACGGGTCAAGAGGCGCGCGATGTAATTCCCAAACTCCCCCAGCTTTATGATGAACCCTTTGCTGATTCCTCTCAAATTCCTACCCATCTTGTGTCAGTGATCGCGCGCCGAGAGGTGACCGTTGCTCTTTCTGGAGATGGTGGTGATGAATTATTTGGGGGATACCACCGCTACTTTTTAGCACCCCTAATGTGGTGTCGCGTCCAAGGGATTCCTGAAAGTGGTCGTTGGCTCCTAAGAAATGTTCTGAATGTGCTTACGCCTACGCAATGGAATCAAGTGATGGGTGGCGTCAACCGCCTTTTACCTAGGCATTTACGGTACACAACGGTGGGTGACAGACTTGACAAACTGAGGAAACTCTTAACTGTAAACTCTCGTCAGCTTATGTACCTTTCCTTTTTATCCCAGTTCGATCCGCCCTCACGTTTAGTCATAGGCGCCAGTGAACCCACCTCATTAGCAACCTGTCCACCCGATGGACTCACAAAACTGCCCTTTGAGTCCTATATGATGGCACTTGATCTTTTGACTTATCTTCCTGATGATATTCTTGTCAAGGTCGATCGCGCTGCCATGGGGGTTAGCCTTGAAACTCGTATTCCTTTTCTAGATCATCGAATTGTTGAGTTTGCTTGGACACTCCCACTTCAGATGAAAATCAGACAGGGGCAGGGTAAGCAAGTACTCCGTAAACTTTTGTATCGCTATGTCCCGCCACCTTTGATTGAGCGTCCTAAAATGGGATTTGGAATTCCCCTCTCTCAATGGCTACGCTCTGAACTACGCGACTGGGGATCAACTTTGTTAAATCCAACCCGTCTTAAGCAGGAGGGCTACCTGCAACCCAATCTAGTTTGGCAATACTGGCAAGAGCATCAAACAGGGAAACGCAATTGGGCAGGACACCTATGGGAAATATTAATGTTTCAAGCGTGGTTAGAGCGCAGTTTCTAA
- a CDS encoding EpsG family protein has protein sequence MPKWYWIFLFGIYVAFIGLRFEVGGDWFQYINILEASRYEPWIGFEALLGDPAYHWINKIAAALNQEIYFVNLCVAVIYTSCLFTFCQKLKNPYLGLTVAFPYLTTVVAMGYTRQAGAIALELLALMALESNRKISSTLFFILALLFHKTAIFLILVPILVSLFDALKTGKIINILVISLLLLIALAGAIAITNISDKFLVYYIGAGMSSSGALIRLTMNLLPATIFLIEYYTGCNFFRTSSKVYLALSWLVIFSFALLLTGSSTAADRLALYLIPIQIYVLGTLPYLFLTQGREIFYRWMLLVLGYSFLVLWVWLQFADHAFAWLPYRMYPFI, from the coding sequence ATGCCAAAGTGGTATTGGATATTTCTCTTTGGTATTTATGTTGCTTTTATTGGTCTGAGATTTGAAGTTGGTGGAGACTGGTTTCAGTATATAAATATACTAGAAGCTTCTAGATATGAGCCATGGATAGGCTTTGAAGCATTACTTGGTGACCCTGCATATCACTGGATTAATAAGATTGCTGCTGCTCTTAATCAAGAAATTTATTTTGTAAATTTATGTGTTGCAGTGATTTATACAAGCTGCTTATTTACTTTTTGTCAAAAACTGAAAAATCCTTACTTAGGTTTAACGGTTGCTTTCCCATACTTAACGACTGTTGTAGCAATGGGATATACTCGGCAAGCAGGAGCGATCGCTTTAGAGCTACTAGCACTAATGGCGTTAGAATCCAATAGAAAAATAAGTTCGACTCTATTTTTTATTTTGGCATTACTCTTTCATAAGACAGCAATATTTCTGATATTAGTGCCGATATTAGTGTCTTTATTTGACGCACTAAAAACAGGAAAAATAATTAATATCTTAGTTATATCATTATTATTACTGATAGCTCTAGCTGGTGCAATTGCTATTACTAACATCAGTGACAAATTTTTGGTTTACTATATCGGAGCAGGAATGTCATCTTCGGGCGCTTTAATTCGGCTAACTATGAATCTCTTGCCTGCAACTATTTTTCTGATTGAATACTATACAGGGTGTAACTTCTTTAGAACTTCTTCAAAAGTTTATCTCGCTTTATCTTGGCTAGTGATTTTTTCTTTTGCACTCTTGTTGACAGGTTCTTCAACTGCTGCCGATCGCCTTGCGCTGTACCTAATACCTATTCAGATCTATGTTCTAGGAACTCTGCCCTACCTCTTTCTCACTCAAGGTCGAGAAATATTTTATCGGTGGATGCTTTTAGTGCTTGGTTACAGTTTTTTAGTACTATGGGTATGGCTCCAATTTGCTGATCATGCTTTTGCGTGGTTACCCTATCGCATGTATCCTTTTATTTAA
- a CDS encoding glycosyltransferase family 4 protein, with product MEIKDRYRTPKLNGLSLILICNNAQMLINFRRDLILELIYTGTEVHCLAPDYTEAEISKLSEMGAICHHFYLVRNGTNPWEDIKSLFSIIAIMKQINADSLLAISSKPIIWGLLASKFVDMKFRSALFTGLGYAFTPDHQFKSKKLKNILVFLYKICLPIADKIIFQNKDDCHEITQACNLAPCKTLIIKGTGVNLKEWSYCEPFFSPLTFTLVARLLIEKGVLEFLEASKYLKSLYPQVRFWLIGGLDTNPGSLSEAQIKEFIELGIVEWFGFVNIKEYLPSTSVFVLPSYREGVPRSTQEAMAMGRPVITTDAPGCRETVIDGYNGYVIPPRDVNALITAMQKFIEQPSLIPSMGYHSYQMAVELFDVKKINAQYLKFFSSF from the coding sequence ATGGAAATTAAAGATCGCTATAGAACACCCAAGCTAAATGGATTGTCATTGATATTGATTTGCAATAATGCTCAGATGTTAATTAATTTCAGAAGAGATTTGATTTTAGAATTGATTTATACAGGTACCGAGGTTCATTGCTTGGCTCCAGATTATACAGAAGCAGAAATTTCAAAACTAAGTGAAATGGGTGCGATATGTCATCATTTTTACCTTGTTCGTAATGGTACTAACCCTTGGGAAGATATTAAATCTCTCTTCTCTATCATTGCAATAATGAAACAAATTAATGCCGATAGTCTCTTGGCTATTAGCTCGAAGCCAATTATTTGGGGACTACTAGCCTCGAAATTTGTTGATATGAAATTTCGCTCTGCCTTATTCACGGGCTTAGGCTATGCATTTACTCCTGATCATCAATTTAAATCAAAAAAATTGAAGAATATTCTCGTTTTTTTGTACAAGATATGTTTACCTATTGCAGATAAAATTATCTTTCAAAATAAAGATGACTGTCATGAAATTACTCAAGCATGCAACCTAGCTCCTTGTAAAACCCTAATCATTAAAGGAACAGGTGTTAATCTTAAAGAATGGTCGTATTGCGAGCCTTTTTTTAGTCCACTAACATTTACTTTAGTTGCAAGATTACTCATTGAAAAGGGAGTATTAGAGTTTTTAGAGGCATCTAAATACTTAAAATCTCTGTATCCTCAAGTTAGATTTTGGTTAATTGGTGGATTGGATACCAATCCAGGGAGCTTATCTGAAGCACAAATTAAGGAATTTATCGAGCTTGGTATAGTTGAGTGGTTTGGCTTTGTTAACATCAAAGAGTATCTACCCAGTACTAGTGTGTTTGTCTTACCTTCCTACCGTGAGGGCGTTCCCCGCAGTACGCAAGAAGCAATGGCTATGGGTCGACCGGTGATTACTACAGACGCGCCAGGTTGCCGCGAAACCGTTATTGACGGCTATAATGGTTATGTTATTCCCCCTCGGGATGTCAATGCTTTGATAACTGCGATGCAAAAGTTTATTGAACAGCCTAGCTTGATTCCTTCAATGGGATATCATAGCTATCAAATGGCTGTAGAGTTATTTGATGTCAAAAAAATCAATGCTCAATACCTCAAATTCTTTAGTTCATTTTAG
- the tviB gene encoding Vi polysaccharide biosynthesis UDP-N-acetylglucosamine C-6 dehydrogenase TviB has product MLDISNAFKIAVIGLGYVGLPLAVEFGKKYYTIGYDIDDQRIAELKQGYDRTGEVSEDDLQSCYLLMYTTCLEDLRKCNIFVISVPTPIDYYKVPDLEPLRKASKSVGQVLSPQSIVIYESTVYPGVTEEVCVPILEQESKLRFNQDFFVGYSPERINPGDHNHRLTTIKKVTSGSTPEVADLVDRLYASIIPAGTHKASSIRVAEAAKVIENIQRDINIAFVNELSIIFHLLGIDTEEVLAAASTKWNFLPFRPGLVGGHCIGVDPYYLTYKAIAHNYHPELILAGRRINDNMGFYVAAQFLKLLAIKGIILSNARILVMGLTFKENCPDLRNTRVIDIIKELQSYGLQVDVYDPLVDPQQAEAEYGITPIQQLQPSHWDGIIIAVAHQQFYEMGCVGIKKLLKTPGVLYDVKWVLPKEEVDGRL; this is encoded by the coding sequence ATGCTTGATATTTCTAATGCTTTTAAGATTGCTGTGATTGGCCTAGGTTATGTTGGTCTTCCTTTGGCCGTTGAATTTGGGAAGAAGTATTACACCATCGGTTATGATATTGATGACCAACGTATCGCTGAACTTAAGCAGGGATATGACAGAACAGGAGAAGTTAGCGAGGATGATTTGCAATCATGTTACTTACTAATGTACACAACATGTCTCGAAGATTTAAGAAAATGTAACATTTTTGTTATTTCTGTTCCCACTCCAATAGATTATTACAAGGTTCCAGATCTTGAACCTTTAAGAAAAGCTTCCAAGAGTGTTGGTCAGGTTTTATCACCTCAATCTATAGTCATTTATGAATCTACTGTTTATCCGGGTGTAACAGAAGAAGTTTGTGTTCCGATTCTTGAGCAGGAATCTAAACTAAGATTTAATCAAGATTTCTTTGTTGGTTACAGCCCTGAACGAATAAATCCAGGGGATCATAATCATCGTTTAACCACAATTAAAAAGGTTACCTCTGGTTCAACACCTGAAGTTGCTGATTTGGTTGATCGTCTATATGCATCAATTATTCCAGCGGGAACACACAAGGCAAGTTCAATTAGAGTGGCCGAAGCAGCAAAGGTAATTGAAAATATTCAACGAGACATTAATATTGCTTTTGTGAATGAGCTATCTATTATTTTTCATCTATTAGGAATTGATACTGAAGAAGTGCTAGCCGCCGCAAGTACAAAATGGAACTTTTTGCCTTTTCGTCCTGGCTTAGTGGGTGGCCACTGCATTGGCGTTGATCCTTACTATCTAACCTATAAGGCGATCGCCCATAACTATCATCCCGAATTGATTCTGGCTGGCCGTCGTATAAACGACAATATGGGCTTTTACGTGGCAGCACAGTTTCTTAAGTTGCTTGCTATAAAAGGAATTATTTTATCTAACGCTCGTATTCTAGTAATGGGTTTGACTTTTAAGGAAAATTGTCCTGACTTGCGGAATACACGTGTCATTGACATTATTAAAGAACTTCAAAGTTATGGTTTACAGGTTGATGTTTATGATCCTTTGGTTGATCCCCAGCAGGCCGAGGCAGAGTATGGAATAACTCCTATTCAGCAGCTACAGCCTTCTCATTGGGATGGCATCATTATTGCTGTTGCCCACCAGCAGTTCTACGAAATGGGCTGTGTTGGCATTAAAAAGCTCTTAAAAACGCCGGGAGTTCTCTATGATGTGAAATGGGTATTGCCCAAAGAAGAGGTGGATGGTCGCCTTTAG
- a CDS encoding NAD-dependent epimerase, producing MDILVTGVAGFIGNAVALELLKRGDRVIGLDNLNDYYDVNLKKARLERLNPFTAGDQFVFRKIDLVDRTEVNQLFTDFAPQRVIHLAAQAGVRYSIENPLAYIDSNIVGFIHILEACRHHQVEHLVYASSSSVYGANKTLPFSVHDNVDHPLSLYAATKKANELMAHTYSYLYSLPTTGLRFFTVYGPWGRPDMALFKFTKAILNNEPLPVFNYGKHRRDFTYIDDIVEGILRVLDRPATSNPSWSGENPDPATSLAPWRVYNIGAHRPVELLRYIELLETYLGKKAQVNLLPLQPGDVPDTYADVLDLKADTGYEPTTPVEIGVQRFIEWYCEFYQITI from the coding sequence ATGGATATTTTAGTCACTGGTGTGGCGGGGTTTATCGGCAATGCTGTGGCATTAGAGCTTCTCAAGCGGGGCGATCGCGTGATTGGTCTCGATAATCTGAACGACTACTATGACGTCAATCTCAAGAAAGCTCGCCTTGAGCGACTCAACCCTTTCACAGCAGGTGATCAATTTGTATTCAGAAAAATTGACCTCGTAGATCGCACAGAGGTGAACCAACTCTTTACAGACTTTGCCCCCCAACGGGTCATCCACTTGGCAGCACAAGCCGGTGTACGCTACTCCATTGAAAACCCATTAGCCTATATTGATAGCAATATTGTCGGGTTTATCCATATCCTTGAAGCCTGTCGACACCATCAAGTCGAGCATTTGGTCTATGCCAGTAGCTCCAGTGTCTATGGTGCCAATAAGACACTCCCCTTTTCTGTGCACGACAACGTTGATCATCCCTTGAGTCTCTATGCAGCCACCAAGAAAGCCAATGAATTAATGGCACATACCTACAGCTACCTCTATAGCCTGCCCACCACTGGGCTGCGCTTTTTTACCGTCTATGGTCCATGGGGGCGACCCGACATGGCGCTCTTTAAGTTTACGAAAGCCATCTTGAATAATGAACCATTGCCTGTCTTTAACTATGGCAAGCACCGTCGTGATTTCACCTACATCGATGACATTGTCGAGGGCATTCTTCGGGTGCTGGATCGACCTGCCACATCCAACCCTTCATGGAGTGGCGAAAATCCTGATCCGGCCACCAGTCTCGCACCTTGGCGTGTTTACAACATTGGTGCCCACCGCCCCGTCGAACTACTACGCTATATTGAACTCTTAGAAACCTACCTTGGGAAAAAAGCACAAGTGAATCTTTTACCTCTGCAACCGGGCGATGTCCCCGATACCTATGCGGATGTACTCGACCTTAAGGCAGACACAGGCTACGAACCCACAACTCCTGTTGAGATAGGCGTGCAGCGATTTATTGAGTGGTACTGTGAGTTTTATCAAATTACGATTTAA
- a CDS encoding polysaccharide biosynthesis tyrosine autokinase: MSADNSYTNGSFDQERTFPNTPDDDSESLLQPITVDKITIGELLSGFKRRWKPATILGIATAVLYLGYYYLFLRSYQHTISLQVEAIRPLGGRSGTSLESIRGLIQSIPSLPLPSGDTAGDTTTLVQILSSDLVLRQLYEKFLERNPDLNSENYSYESFRRSIQIEVPSNSRLFSNSANAKVIQVTFTANDRSKVNSALDLISEELTRFNEAEKQEKIFQNLRYVNQEIQKTLNQIDDLEDQLNQFRTENQVLRPDSISSSSAGGMTAGGGGSDSDLYRMQLANILTAKNENDSKIEFTRQTFDALNAQLRMSPAEALVASNLSTSTNYTNLLTTLTDTEKRLAEELGRLQANSPTVRSLEEERQLLLAQIKREAQQIAQRNQVANPENLIGYQSTVSEGLIGKYLEAKIELESLERMDVELSRQIARVRNELARVTRLAHPYRKIEQRMAAVQQSLQLLLQTRQSLQLQIAQQDFTWRLLSDIDDIEQYKVTIRLSVALAIALILGTAAGVVLALLLDLMDSRFLEVKQVQQNTRLPIAGQIPFTQEFDQYSFTRLEAPLALWGLQNHLAGAAPIFRESFYFLLTHLRQLGMQQVLAVTSAQSGEGRTTIATYLALAAATVGQRVLLVDANFRQPGLHQVLGIANTSGLAELLMGVLPLPNWMDLFETHPEKLWVLTAGHCQQEPISLLSSHQWHLFLASIREAFDLVIIDTAPTGHYSETNSLLESVDQALFVVRLGQTRKDAFTKALKEYDLGLKDKVIGLVVNGVRVPKSAEVAVLAIPSPSLPQSVSVG; the protein is encoded by the coding sequence ATGTCTGCGGATAATTCTTATACGAATGGCAGCTTTGACCAGGAACGCACTTTTCCTAATACTCCTGATGATGATTCAGAAAGCCTTCTACAGCCCATTACTGTTGATAAAATTACCATTGGAGAACTGCTGTCAGGGTTCAAGCGGCGTTGGAAACCAGCAACGATTCTGGGGATTGCCACAGCTGTGCTCTATTTAGGCTACTACTATTTATTTCTAAGAAGCTATCAGCATACTATCTCTTTACAGGTCGAGGCGATTAGGCCGCTCGGAGGGAGGTCGGGCACTAGCTTAGAGTCTATTCGTGGACTTATTCAATCAATTCCAAGTTTGCCACTCCCCTCTGGTGATACAGCCGGGGATACGACTACTCTTGTGCAAATCCTCAGCAGTGATCTCGTCCTGAGGCAACTGTACGAAAAGTTCCTAGAAAGAAATCCTGACTTAAATTCTGAAAATTATAGCTATGAGTCTTTCCGTCGAAGTATTCAAATTGAAGTACCCAGTAATTCTCGTCTTTTTTCTAATAGTGCTAATGCCAAAGTTATTCAAGTAACTTTTACAGCAAACGACAGAAGCAAGGTGAATAGTGCTCTAGATTTAATTTCTGAAGAATTGACGCGATTTAATGAAGCAGAAAAACAAGAAAAAATTTTCCAAAACTTGCGGTACGTTAATCAGGAAATCCAAAAAACTCTTAACCAGATTGATGACTTGGAGGATCAGTTAAACCAATTCCGTACTGAAAATCAAGTTTTGCGCCCTGATTCTATCAGTAGCTCTAGCGCAGGGGGGATGACAGCAGGAGGGGGTGGCAGTGATTCTGACCTCTATCGAATGCAACTGGCTAATATATTGACAGCAAAAAATGAAAATGACTCAAAAATAGAATTTACACGCCAAACGTTCGACGCGCTCAATGCACAGCTACGGATGTCTCCTGCGGAAGCGCTTGTGGCTTCTAACCTCAGTACCTCGACTAATTACACTAACTTACTGACTACCCTTACGGACACAGAAAAGCGTTTAGCGGAAGAATTAGGTCGCTTACAAGCGAATTCACCAACTGTACGGAGTCTTGAGGAAGAAAGACAATTACTGCTTGCTCAAATTAAGCGGGAAGCACAGCAAATTGCTCAGCGCAATCAAGTGGCCAATCCTGAGAACCTAATTGGTTATCAAAGCACTGTTTCAGAAGGGTTGATTGGCAAGTATCTTGAGGCTAAAATCGAGCTGGAATCCTTAGAACGAATGGATGTTGAGCTATCCCGTCAGATCGCAAGAGTTCGAAATGAATTAGCACGAGTCACACGACTGGCTCATCCTTATCGTAAAATTGAACAACGGATGGCAGCGGTGCAGCAGTCTCTACAGCTGCTTCTGCAAACACGACAATCACTCCAATTACAAATTGCTCAGCAGGATTTCACATGGCGTCTATTATCGGATATCGATGATATAGAACAATACAAAGTTACGATCCGACTATCCGTCGCATTGGCTATTGCTTTGATTCTAGGAACCGCAGCTGGGGTAGTGTTAGCGCTTCTTTTAGATTTGATGGATTCACGCTTCTTGGAAGTCAAACAAGTGCAACAAAATACGCGACTGCCGATCGCTGGACAAATCCCCTTCACTCAGGAGTTTGATCAGTATTCTTTTACACGTCTAGAAGCTCCCCTAGCGCTTTGGGGGTTGCAGAATCACCTTGCAGGGGCAGCACCTATATTTAGGGAAAGTTTTTATTTTCTCCTCACTCACTTAAGGCAATTAGGCATGCAGCAAGTACTCGCTGTGACCTCTGCTCAGTCAGGAGAGGGGCGAACGACAATCGCGACTTATTTAGCCCTTGCCGCGGCTACTGTTGGTCAACGGGTTTTGCTTGTGGATGCTAATTTTCGTCAGCCTGGCTTGCATCAAGTGTTGGGAATTGCTAATACCTCAGGTCTTGCTGAGTTGTTGATGGGAGTGCTTCCTCTTCCTAATTGGATGGATCTTTTTGAGACTCATCCTGAAAAACTTTGGGTATTGACCGCAGGGCACTGTCAACAAGAGCCAATTAGTTTACTGAGTTCTCACCAGTGGCATTTGTTTCTTGCGTCTATACGGGAAGCGTTTGATCTAGTGATTATTGACACAGCGCCAACAGGACACTATTCAGAAACTAATTCCTTGCTAGAAAGTGTGGATCAGGCGCTATTTGTTGTCCGCTTGGGTCAAACCAGAAAGGATGCGTTCACTAAGGCACTTAAGGAATATGATTTAGGGCTTAAGGATAAAGTGATCGGTCTAGTAGTGAATGGTGTTCGTGTACCTAAAAGTGCAGAGGTGGCAGTTTTGGCCATACCTTCACCCTCGCTTCCGCAGTCAGTGTCAGTGGGGTAG
- a CDS encoding 2-isopropylmalate synthase, with protein MRIKYPPQTVDRVLIFDTTLRDGEQSPGASLNVDEKLTIARQLARLGVDIIEAGFPFASAGDFEAVQRIAETIGTETGPVICGLARATCQDIEAAAKALKPAYYPRIHTFIATSDIHLEYKLKKTRAEVLEIAPEMVAYAKSFVDDVEFSPEDAGRSDPEFLYQVIERVIDAGATTINIPDTVGYTTPAEFGALIKGIKENVPNIDRAVISVHGHNDLGLAVANFLEAVKNGARQLECTINGIGERAGNAALEELVMALHVRRQYFNPFLGRPPESEAPLTNINTREIYKTSRLVSNLTGMLIQPNKAIVGANAFAHQSGIHQDGVLKHKQTYEIMDAQLIGLADNQIVLGKLSGRNAFATRLRELGFELSETELNKAFLRFKDLADKKKEITDWDLEAIAKDETQGIDLRGYQLEFVQVSCGDHARPTATVTVRTPSGEELTDAAIGTGPVDAVYRAINRVVQIPNRLIEYSVQSVTAGIDAMGEVTIRLQHEDRIYSGHAANTDIIVASAQAYMNALNRLYRSLEQRALHPQA; from the coding sequence ATGCGCATTAAATATCCTCCCCAGACGGTTGATCGGGTATTAATTTTCGATACCACCCTGCGGGACGGTGAACAGTCTCCGGGTGCATCGCTGAATGTGGATGAAAAACTGACGATCGCCCGCCAACTGGCTCGACTAGGGGTGGATATTATTGAAGCGGGGTTTCCCTTTGCCAGCGCCGGTGACTTTGAAGCGGTGCAGCGAATTGCCGAAACCATCGGCACCGAAACGGGACCTGTGATCTGTGGCCTTGCCCGCGCCACTTGCCAAGATATTGAAGCAGCAGCTAAAGCCCTCAAGCCCGCCTACTATCCCCGCATTCACACCTTCATTGCCACATCGGATATTCACCTTGAGTACAAGCTCAAGAAAACCCGTGCTGAGGTACTAGAAATTGCCCCCGAAATGGTGGCCTATGCCAAGTCCTTTGTGGATGATGTCGAGTTTTCCCCGGAGGATGCTGGCCGTTCCGACCCTGAATTTCTTTACCAAGTCATCGAGCGGGTCATTGACGCCGGTGCAACAACGATTAACATTCCTGACACTGTGGGGTACACCACCCCTGCCGAGTTTGGTGCCCTGATCAAAGGCATTAAGGAAAATGTCCCCAACATCGATCGCGCCGTGATTTCCGTTCATGGTCACAATGACTTGGGGCTAGCCGTAGCCAATTTCCTGGAAGCTGTGAAAAATGGCGCGCGCCAACTGGAGTGTACCATTAATGGCATTGGTGAGCGGGCTGGTAATGCTGCCCTCGAAGAATTAGTGATGGCACTCCATGTGCGGCGGCAGTACTTCAATCCCTTCCTAGGCCGTCCACCTGAATCAGAAGCCCCCCTGACCAATATCAATACCCGCGAAATCTACAAAACCTCCCGCCTAGTCTCGAATCTGACCGGGATGCTGATTCAACCCAACAAGGCGATCGTCGGTGCCAATGCCTTTGCCCATCAATCGGGGATTCACCAAGACGGCGTCCTCAAGCACAAGCAAACCTATGAAATTATGGATGCCCAGCTCATTGGCCTTGCTGATAATCAAATTGTGTTGGGCAAGCTCTCTGGCCGCAATGCCTTTGCCACCCGTCTGCGGGAATTGGGCTTTGAACTCAGTGAAACGGAACTGAATAAAGCCTTTTTGCGCTTTAAGGATCTCGCTGACAAGAAAAAAGAAATTACTGACTGGGATTTAGAGGCGATTGCCAAGGATGAAACCCAAGGGATTGATTTGCGGGGCTATCAACTGGAATTTGTCCAAGTCTCCTGTGGCGATCACGCCCGTCCCACGGCAACGGTTACCGTACGTACCCCCAGTGGCGAAGAATTGACCGATGCAGCGATTGGTACAGGCCCTGTGGATGCCGTTTATCGCGCCATTAACCGAGTGGTGCAAATTCCCAATCGCCTTATTGAATACTCGGTGCAATCAGTCACCGCGGGAATTGATGCCATGGGTGAAGTCACCATTCGGCTCCAGCACGAAGACCGTATCTATTCCGGCCATGCAGCCAACACGGATATCATCGTCGCTTCTGCCCAAGCCTACATGAATGCCCTCAACCGCCTCTACCGCAGTCTGGAACAACGGGCGTTACACCCCCAAGCCTAG